The sequence below is a genomic window from Thermomicrobiales bacterium.
GGCTCGCCGCCGAAGTCACCGGGCACTACCTGGAGGCGCAGGAGATCCTCAGCCAGATCATCGCGATGCTCGACACTGAGCCGCATGATCCCGCAGTGGATCGACACGCTCGGGATCTCGCCCGTGCTGCGGCGCTCATCCGCCACGGATCGCTCTACGTTCGCCTCGGCGATTACGCAGCCGGCGAGCGCGCGATCGACGCCGGGATCACGATCCTTAAGCAACTGGACGATCCGTTCAACCTCGGGCTGGCACTTAACTTCAAGGCCATGTTCGCGCACGAGGGCGAAGATTACGAGCAGGAGCGCTCGCTGCTGCAGGAGAGCATCGCCCACTTCACGGTAGCTGAAGACCGCTGGGGTCAGGGTTACTCACTCAACGATCTGGGCATGGCGACCCTGATGCTTGGTGACGCCGACGAAGCTCGCCGATTGCACCAACAGGCGCTGACCATCTTCGGCGAGATCGGCGATCGACGCGGCATGGCCT
It includes:
- a CDS encoding tetratricopeptide repeat protein — its product is LAAEVTGHYLEAQEILSQIIAMLDTEPHDPAVDRHARDLARAAALIRHGSLYVRLGDYAAGERAIDAGITILKQLDDPFNLGLALNFKAMFAHEGEDYEQERSLLQESIAHFTVAEDRWGQGYSLNDLGMATLMLGDADEARRLHQQALTIFGEIGDRRGMAFALHNLGLVALAADNLAEARERLSEALTIRRNLRHTWGVAVTLALLGRVLRAANRPDAALAHLREALTLAVDAQSIPAALGAAIELAALRLNGDAHERDHAARTLALALAHPALDALGRARAATLLATLEIPPPIPLLAPDWVTLPIAEQVRIVLGDGAELVRV